ttttaaaaattttgtttttgtttttcttttatgacCCCATTTTGAGATTACAATTCATACCAAGATAAATTGGTTTTCCaagttgtaacaaaaaaatcaagattaattatttgagttttttttttttgaaaggaattATTTGAGTTTTTAACTTTTATAATCTAATCCTAAGACGtaaattttgaaaatcaaatttaaatgctatttttataCTTTTATGATCAAATTCTAAATAAGAAACTTAGGAATTTTTATGATCTTATAGTGTGTTTGGTAAGACTTTGAAGCTATCTTAAAACTTATTTAACTAGTTTAATTGTTACTTGAGTAACTTAAAGCTTATtaggagttcaaaaaaaaaaacttaaagctTATTAGACCAACTTATATactcttaattttaattttggataAATTTTGCATGCACTCAACAAAAATATGTGGATCCTACTTCCTAATTTAGTGGTCTTCTACTCTCTATTTGATCATGAAAGTCAAAATTTTACCCAATTATAAAAGATATGCTTGAAACAAATGTTTCCTTTGTCCTTTTTTCCTCATGGAAAAGTTACATTACATTTATTCATCGTTTGGAAACCTGGCCTTTAAAAATCTTAATTAGGTACTCAATCTCATCTGAAACTTCTTTCATGGAAGGCCGTTTCTGTCTCTGCTCATTCAAGCAAGCAGCTGCAAGAGAACCCAATGACTTCATAGTTTCCAATTCAATTTCCCCAGCTTCCTCTTTAAGAAAAGGATCAACAAGTTCAATCAACCCAtcttcaatcatcatcttccttgcATACACTGCCAAGTTCACATTCTCTTCCTCCCTGTTGAAATCAATGGCTTTCTGTGCCGTGAGCAGCTCCATCAACACCACCCCAAAGCTGTATACATCACTCTTATCTGTCAATTGGAAGTTCATGTAGTATTCAGGGTCAAGATAACCGAGTGTTCCTTGAGCACTAGTGAAGATATGGCTCTTGTTTTGCTCAGAAATTTCCACAAGCCTAGATAATCCAAAGTCTGAGACCTTGGCATCAAGCTTAGCATCAAGCAATATATTGCTTGATTTCACATCACGATGGTAAATTGGAGGCACAGCTGCAGAATGCAGATAGGATAGCCCTTCAGCTGTTTGGTGTGCAATTTTGAGTCTTTGATGCCATTTGAGTGGTGTTGTTTTGGCTGAAGGGTGGCGATGAAGGTAATCAAAAAGTGACCCATTGGAAACATACTCATAAATTAGAAGAGGGTGCTCAAACTCCAAGCAACAACCAAGGAGTCTCACTAGGCTTCTGTGGTTAACTTGGCAGAGGATTCGAACCTCGTTCTGTATTTGATCTACACCTTTGGTGCTTCCAAGCTTGGCACGCTTGATTGCTATTACAGTACCATCTTCAAAAGTTCCCTTGAACACTTCACCGAAACCGCCAGAGCCGATAAGCTTTTCTTCAGAGAAATTGTTGGTTGCTTTTCTAATCTCTCTGCCCGTGAAGATTCTGGATGATAAAGCACTAGCTTTAGCATTTGAGATTTCTTTAGCCTTTTTGATTATGGTCTTCTTTGTTTTACTCTCCCCTTGGTTGTGCTTTTTGTAGAAAATGACTCCAATTGCTGTTGCTATAGAGACTACTCCACCCAAGGAAACAGCCACTGGagtaaataataaaaagttGAGGACAAAAAGAGCACAAACGTGGTTAGTTACAAGAAAGTTGAACTTTCCAAAGAGAAATCTCTTACTATTTGACAAGAGAACAAAGTGAAACATTGGTGATCATTTGAGAACAAAGTGAAACATTGTTTTGAACAGAGGAATTATTACTTACCAGCCAGAagcattattttctttttctttttcttcctaaCTTTGCAGTGGCTGCCTTTCTCATGTCCTGTGCACCGTATATCtgcattttaaaaaatcaagGAAGGATAGGAGTTAATCTAGATTTGGTTGGAGGCAAAATTGTTCAAAGCATGACAGATGATGAAAAACAAATGCAGAAAAAgaagtgaaaagaaaagaatcCTAATATTCACTGCAGATATTTAATAATTCGTTAAAGTAGAAAATACTCCAAAAGCACCATGTAAATAACTATGACTATCTCTAAattaatgaaagaaaaaaaaataacaatctaTTTGGATTCTCTCCTTTTAAATAACTTTTCATCCCTTTGTATATGATAATTGAATGATTACTTAATTGAGTAAATTATACTCAATTTCCTTCAACTTTACTCATTTGACATTGTACTCCATATTTCTCTAAAATCTGCATCAACTCTTTTAACTTTTGTGACGTATTATTCGAACCCGTCACAAAATCTCTTGACTCATTAATAAGAGAAACAAATTTAGTGACAGATTTTTTAGGCGGGTGGACTCATCATAAATATAGTCACTAATTTATGTCTCTCTATATTTAGATTATTTTCCAACTCTCAAGTTCATCACTAATACAtgcaaatttaattttaataattttaaaattagcgATATATTTATGTTAATGAACTTTGTctgtaaaattgaaaattgtgaCAAAATTTCCAATGGAGAAAACACTATAAAATCTATCACTAATTCCTtaattattcatggaaaagtttTAGCCAAAAATATTGTGACGCATTCTGATATTTCGACGCATAAGTTGAGAGAGGTGTGGTGGAATGTaaattttaaagaaaattaaagtttAGTGCCACATGGATAAAGGTTTTGTTTTTAAAGGCAGATGATAAAGTTGAAGTTTTAGATAGTGAAATGTAATTTACTCAAAACTAAAGTTTATGTTGaatgatttaaaaaataaacaaattaaattgtAATCAAAGCTTCACCCCATGATCTGAGTTCCTTAGTCAAGTGTCAATTTATTTTAGGGAAATTTGTTCAGTATTCCCGTAGTATCTTACTCCATCTTAAAGGATGGTACTTGTCTTTTATGATAAAGTATCACAATTTTGGGTGCGTTTAACGGGCACCACCTAATTAGGTGGTGTAAGCGTGCTCCAACAAAATGACCTAGTGCAATCAGTTTAGCCggttttatttgttttcttttcatatttgcAAGGGTAGGCCTCGTATGAGGGTAGGCCTTGTAAATATCTCATCTGTTAACCTATGAAAAAAACTAACACTGCACATGGGTCCcttctcttattttatttttaaaatcattttttgttttctgaACAAAAGAAATTATTCATCATCAACCCACCACCATCCTCAATCTCGTCATCATCATCTTATTCTTCCTCTCTCCTATTACTCAACATTGAAAAAAGCCGTGTGCCTCGGGCGATGTATCCAAACCCGGGCGCGTCCGTGTTACCATCCTTTTGACGCGTCCGTGTTGGCATCGAAGGAGGCCGGGTTTGGATACATCGCCCGTAACTCTCGTGGAGAGGTTTTGGCGTCGGCGACGAGTTCTTTTGCCCCGGTAATGTCTGCTCTTCTAGCTGAAGCTTTGTGTTTTAGATGGGCGTTGCATTTATCTTCCGAGTTGGGCTTCCGCCGAGTTAGTTTCGAGACTGATTGTTTGGTGCTGTATGACTACTGGAGACAAGGGAAGGGAGGCACGTCTCATCTAGAGACCATTGTTAGAGATTGTCGTTTTCTGTGTTCTCATTTTGATGTtgttgatttttgctttgttcgCCGTGCCGGTAACGGTGCCGCTGACGCTTTAGCTAAACTTGCTTTTCTTCTTGGAACGATGGTTTGGATCGAAGAGGCTCCTTTGGAGGTTTCCTCTAGAATCCAGGATGATGTTGTTGCCTCTATGGCCTCTTCTTAATTGAATGAaatcagtttcaaaaaaaaaaaaaaaaaaaaaaaaaagccaacaATAGTTcagaaaataaaacccaacacaACTCACAAAATAATTATTGAAGCAGCTTGTAGTTTGTTCATATtggggaaaaaaaaaatttccagaaAGTTGCATACAAACTAGGAACAAATTTCTCATTTACTATCtttatcatttttataatttattcatCAAAACTCCAAATTGAACACAAAAACCAGATTCAAGTCATCACCCAGAAACCCATAATCCACCCCCAACCCAGCCACCACCATCAACAATCTTTCTCCACACCAACCCCAACctacccaccaccatcacccaaaAATTTATTCCACTTTATtagaaaaaataacaaaataagaaGGAACCACAGATCTGCAAAGAGAAATCTGCTATTTTTCTCTCCACTGTTACCCTTGTTAGGGTTTCACCATTTTAGATCTGATTCTTGTAGCTATGGCGGTGCGGCTCCGTTGCTGATGGGTTGGGGAGTTggggtttctttctttcttctgggtTCTAGTGAATGAATGATGgggtttgaaaagaaaaagagaagaaagaaagttttCCAGTGAATGAATGATGAGATTGAGTAAAAATTTTCCAGAAACATTTAAAAAGTGGgttaaaaatacattttttcccAAAGACCAAAGTCCCTATATTACTGCTGTTACTGGAAGtttcagaggaagaggagatGATGACGGCGGCGCACGACTTCGGAGAGGTTGCGGTGGTGGAGGTAGAGGGCGGTGGTTGTGGCTGTGGGAGGGAGGAGAAAATAGGGAGAatagagaggaagaagaatgatgATAAACGGTTCAGGAACCTAGAAATTAATGCACAATTTTTTCCTTGTGTACAGTAGGGGACCCAAAATGTTATATTATAACTTCGGCGTACTACATTGCAATTTTTAATAAACCTATACTGACCAGTTAACAGTGCACAGTGAAACTCTGCATCTCGTCCGTCGGATAGTTTATTAATATAtccaatgattttttttgttggaGCACGCGTACACCACCTAATTAGGTGGTGCACGTTAAACGGACCCCACAATTTTAGTCTtttctaaaattataaaaatgataattaGTACTGAAGATTTGCTCATATTTTAGATCACATAAAAAGGAATAGAGAACCTTTGCGAGATCATCGAAATTGATCATCCACATAAATATccctttttttaatattaaaatagtataatagagaaaaaaaaaacgttaatgACATTAAAGAGCTCCTCCATCCTAATAGGTTGCTAGAtacaaaaaaattgaacttTCAACCAATCGAAAAGTTGGCAAAACTATTTTCATAATCTTTCATCTTACTTAGAAAACTAACTTTAGCTTAGGAACTTACTTTGGAGTTGAGATTGAGCTTGAGGTTGGCAAATTCCATTGCTAGGTTCCCACTTAAAGCCAGCATTGCATAAGCACCTATGCACCCCACCACCCCTAGGGCTCACCACACACTTTGAGTTCAACAATGCATTGCAATCCATTGGCCCCTTGCAAATCGGTTCCAGCGGAGCCACCCACTCTATCGCCACTCCTGCCTCCGGCCACCCTTTTCCCGGCATTGCCACCGCGCCATCCAAATCCACGAAACTCTGATACGCTGCGCACCCATTGCTGTGAACCCCAACCGCAACCCCATACTCCTTGCGGGCCTCACCAATCTTGTACGTGCAACAAAAACCCACGCTCCCGCACGCGCTAGCATCCTTATGATCCCTGATATAGCTGTGGCACAAGCTGCTCGCGGAGCAGTCCATAGCCGGCGGCGGCGCGTGTGGCGCGTTAAAGGAACAATTCAACATAAACACGGTGTTGCCCGCAGCCACGCTAAACATAAGAGTCTCGTTCAGGTGTATGCCTTCACTGCGGAAATCCGTGGACATGCACACTTTTCCTAAAAGTGTAGCCGGTTGGATTATGATCCGACGGTTTACCGAGTCTATGGATCTAATCGTGTAAGATGATCCAGCAAGTGCATCTAACCACAATGTGCCTGCAGTGCACCGAATCTTGTACAACGGGTCACCACAGTCGGGTCCTGTGCTTAATGGATACGGAACCGGGTTTGGACCGCAGTTCCCACAGTGCTGCACCGCCACGGCGCATGTTAGCAACAGTGCTGCGGTTGTTATAAATATTGACAATGTAGTAGTAATCTTGTGTTGGTCCATCAAAGAGAACCAATATAGTAGTAACTAACTAGCAAGGCAATTGGCAATTGCTACTATATATTCACTATTGTTACTTGTTAcaagttaaattattttatttgtgAGTTGAAATTAGAGGGTGGAAAGAATAAGATGGGTGCCACCGCGAGATGCATGTGGAAGATTTGAGAACGTGAAATTTGCTGCGCTTTTCAAAATATTTGTTCTTTTTAAGGAATGTTTAGCGTGATATGGTAATTTCTTAGGATGCAGAGGACAAGATGAATTTGCTGTAAATAACTAGAGATTAATGGGCTCTGAACGTATTAATATGTGAGGAGGGAGACATTGCACGTAGCTTATTGGAGTTTTCTGAAATCAAAGTATATCTCGAGTTTCTAAGGAAGATATGCATGTTTCATGATGCACAGTATGCAAGGATTGAAATTTTAGTGTTATTGTTTTTGGCGAATTAACATGTGCCTTTGTTACGGGGTCCAATAATATTGCTATGGTTACAGTACTGATGACACTTACAAGTTACAAACAACAGATCCTTGATACGTATTATATGCATATTATATGCTGATCTTTGCGTAGTTAAGGCACTTGGAAATTGTTCTCCTTGAGTGAGACTGATCAGCTTGAGTTGTGGCCAGTGTTTTGGATTGTTCATTGAATATTTGAATCGTGGACAATCCAAGGTTCATTGATTGAACCGTGGTCGAGCATGGTAATTAAATAACATTAATTATGTATATAGATATAATATTGGTAAGTTAGCTTAAGTTGTAAGAGCTAGAAATATAAGGATTGAGAGTGATAGAAGAGTGAAGGGGTCACAGTTCAAACCTTGGTGAAAGAATTAATTTACTGACACATTAAAACCTAGCATTGACATATAAAAAATGTATATAGATATAATAGTATACAATAAAAATTACATGCAGAATATAGATGTTTATCCTTTAACATTTAATATATAGTTTTTAATAGGCTTATTGCAACTTTAGTCTCTGACGTTTACaaaaaccatgattttaatcattcacctaatttaattacaagactATACTACAGCATTTTTGGTCTACGGCAATGCCAGGAAACTGTCCCCTAAAGCCAAATAACCGTTGCTGTAAGTTTCGGGTACGGTTTTGCATATGTCGTATTAAAAGCCGTGGCCTATTCCTTCCAGCAACGGTTTTCAACTTTCGGCCACAGTACTGGAGAACCGTCGTTTTAAATATGAACTTAGGCAACGGTTTATTGAAGTATCAAACAACAACGGTTATCTTATGTTCCCTCCTATTTGTAACATTAGTCCTTCTGTCTAATTATTAACGGAGAAGACTTATGTGGCAACTCACATGCCTCTCACATGACCAAGGAAAATGATTTAACTACACTTTTGGTACCCTACTTATACATATTGGGTAGTCTTGGTCCTTGAAATTCAAAAATTACATTCAAATCAAtagaaaaaaaactagaaaataataactattcatcttcttcaaatatCTTCATCTTATATAAGATGGTGGTTCTGGGTGGCTTGTGTTTGGTGTTGATCTGGACTTTTCTGTGTGGTTTGGGTTTGATTCAGTAGCGGTGGATTTTGCGGTATAATAATTCGATTTCAAAGATGGTGGGGAACTAGGAAAGATATATGGATGATGGTGAATGAAATATCTGTGAAGTTCTAATTCATCTCTTTCCATTGAAATTAACTGAGAAATATGTGTCTCTTTTGAAAAGAACAaactttaattattttaattatttttccttGATTCGACTTTTGAGAAAGTAAATTGTATCACAATAACTCAATTTCAGTGGGCATTGAATTTCATGATGTTGAGGCAAAGTGGCTACTAATTACACGCAGGGCATGTGGTTGATTGGTAGTAATAATATTTTCCAATGTTTAAGTGGGGTTTTCCAGTTTTGAGAACATAGAAAATGTTCTGGTGCTTTCGGTGTTTTGGTTAGTTTGATGATAGGAAGAATATGAACATGGGTTCCCTCACTCTCATCGCTCGCCCGCCGTTACGACCCATTGTCTTCACCGTTCTCTTCACTTCACTATCACTGTTTTCCCTATGTTGATTTCTccatctctcttcttcttcttccaccgaTTCCTCCACCATCGcaacccaaaccctaatggCACGCTACTCGTATCTCCATTAGCCCGCTTCCGTCTCCGTTCTCTCACTCTCGTCGCCCGCCGTTACGTCCACCGTGCGTGTTCAGGTAAGAGAATCATTaacctttctttctttctttctttcaaacaCGTTGACCGAATCGAAACCCTAACCTAGTGTTGAAACTCATGAGAATTGAAACCCTAAACCCCGCATCCAAATTCTTGTTGCAGAGGATGAAGAGCGAGACCACCATCGACAATAATCAACTTGGGTGAAGAGCGAGACAACCGTCAAAGCCTAACAGAGGTCTTCATGGGTTCCATCATCGTCCCCGaaagttagctcaagtggtaagagctatgagacataagggttTGGGAGGGTGAAGAGTGAAGGGTTCATGGTTcgaactctgatgaggactaatttactaacattactaacaactaacatttgcctataaaaaaaattgtcatcaTCAACATAAGgtacttttttgttttgtctttTTATCATCCCTCAATTAAATGTCACACTAAACACAATTAGTCAAAATTGAATCTCTAATAGCAACCTTAAACACGTGCAAATGGGAAATTGATTGCTCACTCTTTCTTTATTTCTCAAAAAAGGTTTATGAACATCAAAGGTTCCCACAATATTCCAAGTTCATAGGGCGTCACGAGATCAAGGTGATAGTACTATTCATTGCATTAATGTATAGAAACGTATATTAAAAGACTAATTTAACAAATGAAATGTGGTCTGAAATGTTATCTTCATGAAAGAATACCTTCTTCATTTTAGGATACATGTATTTTAACCAAATTTTAATCCACAAAAGGTTAAAATTATGAGTTGGATTCAAATCAGGAGGTATATTTTTTTCCAGAATATATTTAAAACTTCTTGTTGGTTGCTGTTGAGTATAAGCATCTCTAATCAGGTTATACACCCTGAAAACCTGATTAGTAGTCCCACCTATTATTGGGCATGTGTGGGACCCTGCCCCCCTAAAAAAAACATGATTGTGCATGAATCAAGTTGGGAGCTGGTTCAATATCTTTAAGAAGTAGCTATAGGTTTTGATTGTAGTTACCGGAAAAAAGAAAGTCAGGTTTCTGTTTTGTTCAAAGGTTCCCACAATATTCCAAGTTCATAGGGCGTCACAAGATCAAGGTGATAGTACTATTCATTGCATTAATGTATAGAAACGTATATTAAAAGACTAATTTAACAAATGAAATGTGGTCTGAAATGTTATCTTCATGAAAGAATACCTTCTTCATTTCTAAAAGCACAGCCTAAATCTCCTCAAGAAATTACTGGAGGACTAAAATCACATAGTTCAAACTATGAGACGAAAAGTGGAATTATGGCTAAAATGTATTATTGAGATTTAAGAGCAGAAATGAAGGTGAAGCAACAATCAAGCAACTGCTATTACTTCAAAGAACCAACAGAATAAATATGTGATAACTCTACATTATCAAGTGAGCAAGAAAGGTCACAAGGAGCAAAGAAGCCAGGTATACTTTACTTCTCTAGGAAGCCTAATACTCCATGCAAAGTGAATTAATGAACTAAAATAGCTAAATTTAGTTAATAAAATGCTACATTAACAAAACATGAACCCAAAATAAATACATAAACAAATTCCAAGCATTCAAATTAAGATCAAAGATACATTACAAACTTTATAACAAGAtgacagttaaaaaaaaatagaaagaattCCACAAGGATGCTTATTCAGCTTCCAAATTATCAAACTGCCATGGGTTGAACTCCGTTCTGCTGTCGTCAGTGCTATCAGAACTATCATCAATAGCAGCACGATGTGCAGTGTATTTACCATTGTACTGGTAAACTTCCAATTCACCCCAAGGTGTAGTAGCTACTTCATCTGTTAAATCAAACCATCTAGGGGTGAACTTATGGCCCTTGGCCTCTCGGTTTTTCTTCTCAGCTCTTTGCCTCTCCTCCAAACTGAAAAGTAAGATTAAACAAACATTGTGAGGAACTAAGGTACCCTAGGTGAAACTTACAGAGAACAATCATAACTCTAACCCCTTTGACCTCTGTTCATCTTTGGTTTGTGAAGAGAGCAAATAGAGTAGTTACCTGCTCTTCTCATAGCCGGAAGTAGATAGGTCACCCTTCTCAAGGGCCATCCTATCAGGGCGTAGACGAGAATCAGATGCCAACAACTTTTTGGGAGCAGTGTCAAAGCTGTTAATCTTGTGTGCAAAATACGTGTACTGGAATTTGTCATTTTTGGGAGTTTCAGCAACTCTCCAAGCCTGCAGAATAAAACAGCTTAATTCAGTAAAAATAACTCTAGTTGGCAGAACAACAAAAAGCAGATACAACTGACAACCGAACAGAGAAGACCATACAAATAGTACATCTCTCCTGCAAGAAAAGGAGCTTAAGACTCAAGTGATGACAAGTATTAAGATATACCCAGAAACGGTTTAAAAGTTTCCTGAAGACACTGTAaactaaattaagaaataaattgTATGAACTTAACAGTTGACATCAGCAAGAGTTAGTGGATGGAAACCAACCACTAATCACCTACAAAAGCATTAGTCAAAAATGTACAAAACTATGAAGTAGGGATCTCATAAAGCATGATATGCTTTGGAAACAAAATTTTGT
This is a stretch of genomic DNA from Lotus japonicus ecotype B-129 chromosome 1, LjGifu_v1.2. It encodes these proteins:
- the LOC130729269 gene encoding wall-associated receptor kinase-like 20 → MDQHKITTTLSIFITTAALLLTCAVAVQHCGNCGPNPVPYPLSTGPDCGDPLYKIRCTAGTLWLDALAGSSYTIRSIDSVNRRIIIQPATLLGKVCMSTDFRSEGIHLNETLMFSVAAGNTVFMLNCSFNAPHAPPPAMDCSASSLCHSYIRDHKDASACGSVGFCCTYKIGEARKEYGVAVGVHSNGCAAYQSFVDLDGAVAMPGKGWPEAGVAIEWVAPLEPICKGPMDCNALLNSKCVVSPRGGGVHRCLCNAGFKWEPSNGICQPQAQSQLQNIRCTGHEKGSHCKVRKKKKKKIMLLAVAVSLGGVVSIATAIGVIFYKKHNQGESKTKKTIIKKAKEISNAKASALSSRIFTGREIRKATNNFSEEKLIGSGGFGEVFKGTFEDGTVIAIKRAKLGSTKGVDQIQNEVRILCQVNHRSLVRLLGCCLEFEHPLLIYEYVSNGSLFDYLHRHPSAKTTPLKWHQRLKIAHQTAEGLSYLHSAAVPPIYHRDVKSSNILLDAKLDAKVSDFGLSRLVEISEQNKSHIFTSAQGTLGYLDPEYYMNFQLTDKSDVYSFGVVLMELLTAQKAIDFNREEENVNLAVYARKMMIEDGLIELVDPFLKEEAGEIELETMKSLGSLAAACLNEQRQKRPSMKEVSDEIEYLIKIFKGQVSKR